One genomic window of Camelina sativa cultivar DH55 chromosome 5, Cs, whole genome shotgun sequence includes the following:
- the LOC104786383 gene encoding uncharacterized protein LOC104786383 has protein sequence MDFSPINCLIFDLDDTLYPLKTGLAPAVKKNIDDFLVEKFGFPESKASSLRVELFKTYGSTLAGLRALGHDVHPDEYHSFVHGRLPYGSIEPNSKLRNLLNKIKQRKIIFTNSDRNHAVTVLKKLGLEDCFEDMICFETMNPNLFGSGSTTTRPDEHPVVLKPSLAAMDICIRVANVDPRRTVFLDDNIHNITAGKSVGLRTILVGRTEKTKDADYAVETVTEIATEVPEIWTTAKASTGGYEAGGERIRRSKSELEGMTSITAVGA, from the exons ATGGATTTCTCTCCGATCAACTGCCTCATTTTCG ACTTGGATGACACATTATACCCTCTGAAAACTGGATTGGCGCCAGCTGTCAAGAAAAATATTGATG ATTTTCTAGTGGAGAAATTTGGATTTCCAGAAAGTAAAGCTTCAAGTTTAAGAGTTGAGCTCTTCAAGACGTATGGAAGTACTCTTGCTGGTCTCAGG gCGTTAGGTCATGATGTTCATCCTGATGAATACCACAG tttcGTGCATGGAAGATTACCATATGGTTCGATCGAACCAAACAGCAAGCTACGTAACCTtctgaacaaaatcaaacagagGAAAATT ATTTTTACGAATTCGGACAGGAACCATGCGGTCACGGTTCTGAAGAAACTGGGGTTAGAAGATTGTTTTGAAGACATGATTTGTTTCGAGACAATGAACCCGAATTTATTCGGATCCggatcaacaacaacacgaCCCGATGAACACCCCGTTGTTCTTAAGCCTTCGTTGGCCGCTATGGATATTTGCATTCGTGTAGCCAACGTTGACCCTCGTCGAACAGTGTTTTTGGACGATAATATCCACAATATTACCGCGGGTAAATCTGTCGGGCTCCGCACAATcctg gtGGGGAGAACAGAGAAGACGAAAGATGCGGATTACGCGGTTGAGACGGTAACTGAGATAGCTACAGAAGTGCCGGAGATTTGGACGACGGCAAAAGCTAGTACGGGCGGATATGAAGCCGGGGGTGAGAGGATCAGACGAAGCAAGAGTGAGCTGGAGGGTATGACTTCAATCACAGCCGTTGGCGCGTGA